TGTGTACATACATCCTTCATTATGGATGCTTCTGCCAAACAAATAACAAGTTAAATATAATTCAATTCAATGCACAtccaataatttgaattttttttcttccgaAAAGAGTTTCAAAAGAATACAGAAAGTAGCGCACACATAGACATAGTTTGGGTTAGCATCTGGAGTATCCATCAAATGTTTAAATACAAAGTAGCAGAGCAGGCATGTAAATATTTAGATTAGATGGAGAGATGagcaaaaaaaaagggagaaataTTACACCTCTTTATATTTGTGGTTAATAGGATGAATGTGAAGTTGATGGTTGAAGTTGTTCCTCTATGTTTTCTAACTCCTCTTCCACTTTGCGCCTTTGAATCCAATCCTGCAGTATTTATATAGTTGAACAATGAGAGTCAGTCactgagaagaagaagaggaaatgaATATGAGGATGTGAAATGATTTGTGGTTACACCAACTTAACAAACTCtgctaaaagaaagaaaggaaaggaaaggataGTTGAagtaatgaagaagaagaagaagaaaaacacaacAGCAAAGCATGAATATTGAATAGTAGGTACGTAATAATTACACTTTGAATTAGCTGGTATCTACAACAAAAAGCATAGTGCTTTAAGGAAAAGGTAAAACTCAATTAGTCATCAGAATGAAACCCATGGTGTTTGCCGCATTGCATTGCATATTGGGCAATAAACAAAaatctgaaattgaaaaaagaacACAACTTGCATTGCATTGCATTTGTATTagcaaacacacacatagacaTAGACATAGACATAGTTAAAGAAACAGAAGCTATTTTTCCCCGGCATCAAGATCTACATGGAGTAACGCAGCCAAGTGTTGAATGCTCGATGACTTCACCAGTGAATGTGAATGTGAATCAGTCACAATTGAATAGACAGTACACATCTCTACTACTCTGCTCGCTTCCCTCTCTGTTACAATCCCAGAGCAAAAGGCGAGGACAACACTTGGAGAAAGAATCCCGTGGTAGACGTGTAGGGCCTTGTTAGCTTTAAGGTTGTATAACTGTATTGCAATGGTCTAGACTAGAATTGAACATAGACAACATACTACTTTGTCTACAAAATACCCATTTATATATTTACACCTCTAATTTCATCATTGTAAgaggcaaaattttaagccaattataaaatgccaTTTCAAAGTTTAGTggcaaattctaaattaatgtcattaaattaGATGGTAACATGTGTCATCCAAATTGGCATCATATTggcatatcaaaatttttgCCACGTGTCATTTGGCCcacaagataaagataaatttcctatttaaaatttataggtaattatctttattaaaataagtaaataaataaaataaatataaattttctattcaaaattgatagataattatctttattaaataaattaaatagagataattatttatctttgtttaGGCCTCGTCAAAGGGCCGGGTCGGGCCGGCCTGACCCatttttacttggcccatgAGTCTAATGGGCTGGGCTTAACGGGCTGTTGACTAGTCAATGGGTTGGGTCGGGCCAGGCTAgatggaaaaaccctagcccatGGCCCTACTCATGGGCAATGCCCATTTGGGCTTTAGCGGGATGGGCTAGTGAGGTGCGTTTAATGGGCTACTCATGGGCATTTTTAACAGGTCTTCAATGgggttataaaaatttaaccaaaaaaattataattatatattattacaaactatcaaattgaacaattaaatctactaaaaagattctattaaaaaaaatactaagacatGCCTCTTAAAAAGGTactaaaataagattaattaactttttttgataagaataaataagtacattgaattaaatatcaactcttaaaggaaatatttgaagaatatataaaatatcaattcttaaaggaaatatatgaagaatcaaatatcaactcattaaggaaagaatttcttccaaccaacggtaagcttttttttttttttttttttttttttttttttttttaaggaatttattctataattgtaacttgtaaggaaagaattggaatttatcaaaggaaagaatgacTTTCTTTCTAGAGACACAGAGGTAGGGCAACAGTCATCTTAgtaactttgttttaaaaatcaaaactactagactaataccaaaatatatatatttattatgcataTTGTATCACAATCATTCCAAGTATTTAGTAGTTAGGTGTGTGGtcttaaagtttttataatGTCTAATTTTGGGCAATGAGTCAGGCTAACGGGTCGGGCTACTGGGCTGGGCTAACGGGCCGACCCACCGAGCGCCCATGGGTAAAGAAACCAACCCATAACCTGTCCCATTGGGTTACTGGGCTGCCCATGGGCTTCAATATTACCGGGCTGGGCTGCCCATTAGCCTGGTGGGCTAGCGGGCTACTGAGCCAGCCCATGGGTCAtgggctatttgatgacccttatctttgttgattattatttttatcaaaatatgatatttatcaaaatagataaatagagataattatctctaagaaGAATTTGGACCAATCAAAAGTCTGCTACATACTTTCAAGCATATCAATTCATAGTGGAGCTTATCCTCTGAAATCACTTAAATAGAGGACATCCCCTCTCATTTTCGACACGAAGTTTTCAAGACGTCAAAGTTCTGGAGAAATTCTGTCtcaagaacacacgaagaacattCAAATAAGTTCTTCGAAGTTCTATTGGAATTAAGCTGAAAAAGCCTCCATAAACTTCAACAAACCTCAAATCCTTGAAACTCAACggatcaagcctctaaagccccaaAGAACTTCAACCTAAAAGCCTTCATATTCAAAGACTTGAACCAAAGAACTTCAACCTAAAAGCCTTCATATTCAAAGACTTGAagaacaataaatctctaataagCTTGAAGCTAGAGATTTGTTGTGGAGACCGTTCAATCCATCTTTCAACTAAAGTCAAGAAGATTCCTTATTCAAGTCAAGTTCAATAAAGATAGAATCAGAgggtattcttttgtaaaagaattgaaatagagattgtactcattatacatcaatacaaatttatattttgcaaacctatttcttttcaattgtttgattttctacaattgagaaaaatttgtgtttacaaTCATATGGTAAAATGTCtacctttttattaaaaaaaaaaaaaaaaaaaaaaaaaaaaaaaaaaaccattttatcTAAACTAGAGTGTGaaaaatagtaagcccaacATCCAAAGTAgaaatttgttgattttaaaCTTCAAGAAAGAGCCCATTTAGATCTTAACAATtaatttgacacaaaatttactTACGTCTTCTTTACtttgacttataaatttgattaaTCTATTATTgcaaaataaagttataattaatttatactttGATCTCCAAAAACCTCATGGCTACTggtggttctctctctctcaagcttAGCCATGGCCGAGCTTCATGAAGCCTACGCCTCCCCACTAGCACTAATGGTAGATTAGCTCAACAGCACCACCACAACCGCTGGCTGCCTCCTCCTCTTTATTTCACtttattctctttgtttttctcttttactttttcattttgtttatggCCGAACCCCCTTTTGTGTTTGGtattgtgattggtttttggtttggttGATTTAGGGATTGGTTTTTTTGTTGGCTGAAATGATTTAAATGATTTAGATTTGGGTTTGTATAATGGGGTACTGGGAGTTTTTGATTTCAAGCTTGGCTATTAGAGTTTAGAAAATGGGATTTTGGGGTTAATTTCAAAATGGGTTTAGATGTACAACACATATAAATGTTTTGGATGATTTCAAAacgggtttgggtttttttgatTTCGAGTTTAATTGTGTGTAAGATTTGTCTGTGGTGGTGGGCTTTATAAAAATGGTGGTGAGGCCGTGGTCTTGCTGATTTGGTATGGGTTTGGACTTTggtatacacacaaaaaagaacAGAGAGGGACGAGAGGGAGAGAAGACAGACGGTCAAAATGACTCACATCCCTAGCGTtatttagggactaaattggtTGGTTTTGAAATGTTTTTGAACCTTGTTGGTATTATCCCAAACCCCATGGTATGTTATTGAAATTTATCCTTATTATATAACAACATATTTACAGTTTTATATAACtcaaaaaacaattgaaatcgTGACTTAAAGTCACATTTTTCATGTTGAAAATCATGACTTTAAACCATGGTTTCAATAATTTTTGGGTGTATTTGCAAGAAGTAATACCCTTACgtcaataatttttattttattttatttgcaacATGTATTACCCTTACGAGGATTACCCTCGAATACCTAGCCACCACAAGCACCTTAAAGCAGTTATTACATCTATTTGTTTTGGCTGGGTACCTTTAAGATATTCAACACTAGGAGTATATGTGTATGCATATTATGTAGTTATGAGAATGACCCTCGATTGTCTACCTAGTCACCACAAGCACACCTTAAAGCAGTTGTTACACTTGCATCTCTATTGGGTTTTAAATTGTTATTCTGTTCTTgtcatattaattaaaataatgctTGAAAAGAGAGatcaaattatattaaattattatgttgttgttgttgttgttgttgttgtgtgtgtatatatatatatatatatactctaaTTACTTGTTTAGAAAAGGTAGTATAAGCTAGCTAGGAGCCTAGGGATCGATTGAAGATGTTCATGACCTGTTTAATTTAGAGGTCGTCTTAATTAATTGAGCGTGGGGTCACAGTCTCAATGTCAAACGGTGGCGGTGCGGTTCCATGTCAGTATGCATATATTATATACACGTTGCAATATGCAAAGTGCAAATACAGCACACACCACCACGTTGGTCATGGCATGCAATGCAATGCCACGCTGACAAACTTTAATGATTAACGTGGCCTACTATTATACCAGACAGTAGACACGAATATATGCAGTACCGGCTACCAAAGTATACGTGATGAATGAATATATTATGTACAGCCTAAACAATTCATATATAAGCTAGGGTGAtgaggttatatatatatactagtaaaTTGAACTTGTGGCATATATAGACAAATTTAGGCAAATTAAGATATATTGGCATATATTATTACAGTGGTCGAGTAGAGAAATTAGAACTGATGTCAGGGCCACAGCCACCGGAGTCAAAGACTGCAACAACATACGAGTCAATATCTGGGGGAGAGAACAAAACCAAGATTGAGATACGTTCAGGAGAGGATCAGGGTATGATTCAAATAGATAAGTTTCAGGACAAGTTCCAAGATGCTGCTGGAAAAGGTGGCCCTGTATTTGGTGCTGGTAAAGATGAAAACAAGCAGGACCTTGGTGTTACTGGGACACCTGCGAATGAGAACCTCACCTATAATTTATATTAAGCTTTT
This genomic stretch from Quercus robur chromosome 4, dhQueRobu3.1, whole genome shotgun sequence harbors:
- the LOC126724332 gene encoding uncharacterized protein LOC126724332, coding for MSGPQPPESKTATTYESISGGENKTKIEIRSGEDQGMIQIDKFQDKFQDAAGKGGPVFGAGKDENKQDLGVTGTPANENLTYNLY